The following are encoded in a window of Flavobacteriales bacterium genomic DNA:
- a CDS encoding ribonuclease HII: MPTLAAYHTKGLLEAGLDEAGRGCLAGPVVAAAVILPPRASLPGLDDSKKLSATQRDRLRAIIERKALAWAVAAVPPWEIDAVNILQASFIAMHRAVQRLERVPEHLLVDGNRFRPYPGVAHACIVKGDARFRSIAAASILAKTHRDELMLALHAAHPEYGWNVNKGYPTAVHRAAIERFGPSEHHRRSFRLLAGPTLFTSI; this comes from the coding sequence ATGCCAACACTCGCCGCCTACCACACCAAGGGCCTGTTGGAAGCCGGTCTGGACGAAGCGGGCCGGGGATGCCTGGCCGGCCCGGTGGTGGCCGCGGCCGTGATACTGCCGCCACGCGCGAGCCTTCCAGGCTTGGATGACAGCAAGAAGCTGAGCGCCACACAACGCGATCGCCTGCGCGCAATCATCGAACGCAAGGCCCTGGCCTGGGCCGTGGCGGCCGTGCCACCTTGGGAGATCGACGCGGTGAACATCCTGCAAGCCTCCTTCATCGCCATGCATCGCGCGGTGCAGCGACTGGAACGTGTACCCGAGCATCTGTTGGTGGACGGGAACCGGTTCCGGCCCTACCCCGGTGTGGCACACGCGTGCATCGTGAAGGGCGATGCGCGTTTCCGAAGCATCGCGGCCGCGAGCATATTGGCCAAGACGCACCGCGATGAACTGATGCTGGCCTTGCATGCGGCACACCCGGAGTATGGCTGGAACGTGAACAAGGGTTACCCCACGGCCGTGCACCGCGCCGCGATCGAGCGTTTCGGCCCCAGCGAACACCACCGGCGCAGCTTCCGCCTGCTGGCCGGGCCCACGCTGTTCACCAGCATCTGA
- a CDS encoding glycosyltransferase family 4 protein, with product MRIAVNTRLLLPDKLEGIGWFTHETLSRITRAHPEHRFFFLFDRPCDKRFIYGPNVEPVVMGPPTRHPLLYRLWFNHLLHRRLKALKADAFISPDGFLALRSGVPSLAVVHDLNFEHHPEDLPRAYRDYYRTWFPRFARHATRIATVSEFSRRDIAQRYEVPTGHIDVVYNGVGEAFRPLEATERQQARAAFAQGDDYFICVGSLHPRKNIARLLLAFDALVRTRPGPLRLVIVGERFWWDDRMEQAWRRVEHQDRVHFTGRLEQQRLRQALGGSLGLAFVSYFEGFGIPMAEAMRCGVPVVAAETTALPEVAGDAAHYCDPFSVADITRALYEVWSDAALRERLREAGLKRAARYTWDNAAAALWKSFERMCGDAGLPIR from the coding sequence ATGCGCATCGCCGTCAACACCCGCCTGCTGCTGCCCGACAAGCTGGAGGGGATCGGCTGGTTCACGCACGAGACCCTTTCGCGCATCACGCGGGCGCATCCGGAGCACAGGTTCTTCTTCCTTTTCGACAGGCCCTGCGACAAGCGCTTCATCTATGGGCCCAACGTGGAGCCTGTGGTCATGGGTCCGCCCACCCGCCACCCCCTGCTCTACCGGCTTTGGTTCAACCACCTGCTACACCGTCGTTTGAAGGCCCTGAAGGCGGATGCCTTCATCAGTCCGGACGGCTTCCTGGCTTTGCGAAGCGGTGTTCCATCCCTGGCGGTGGTCCACGACCTCAACTTCGAGCATCACCCGGAGGACCTCCCGCGCGCCTACCGCGACTATTACCGCACCTGGTTCCCGCGCTTCGCCCGGCACGCCACGCGCATCGCCACCGTGAGCGAATTCAGCCGCCGCGACATCGCCCAGCGCTACGAGGTGCCCACCGGACATATCGATGTGGTGTACAACGGTGTGGGCGAAGCTTTCCGGCCCTTGGAAGCGACGGAGCGACAGCAGGCGCGCGCGGCCTTCGCCCAGGGCGATGACTATTTCATCTGCGTGGGGTCCCTGCACCCCCGGAAGAACATCGCGCGGTTGCTGCTGGCCTTCGATGCGCTGGTGCGCACGCGCCCCGGCCCCCTGCGGCTGGTGATCGTGGGCGAACGCTTCTGGTGGGACGACCGCATGGAGCAGGCCTGGCGCCGTGTGGAGCACCAGGACCGTGTGCACTTCACCGGCCGGCTGGAACAGCAGCGGCTTCGCCAAGCTTTGGGCGGTTCGCTGGGCCTGGCATTCGTAAGCTACTTCGAGGGCTTCGGGATCCCGATGGCCGAGGCCATGCGCTGCGGCGTGCCCGTGGTGGCCGCCGAGACCACCGCCCTGCCCGAAGTGGCCGGCGATGCCGCGCATTATTGCGATCCCTTCAGCGTGGCGGACATCACCCGCGCCCTCTACGAGGTGTGGAGCGATGCGGCCTTGCGGGAAAGACTGCGCGAGGCGGGACTGAAGCGTGCCGCACGATACACCTGGGACAATGCGGCAGCGGCGCTGTGGAAGTCGTTCGAGCGCATGTGCGGTGATGCCGGACTACCGATCCGCTGA
- a CDS encoding COX15/CtaA family protein has protein sequence METGPDPKLRLVRSWLLAGCMLIGFMVVIGGITRLTGSGLSITEWKPIMGALPPMSDVEWIEAFKKYQAIPEYRLLNSHMGLQDFKRIYFWEWLHRNWGRLMGLVFLVPFMVFWRKGLLKDWLMRRLLWVMLGGAIVGSLGWFMVQSGLTDQRDANGQLLVSVSHYRLAIHLGAALIVFALVWWTWLDLRSGRRRSRGDGSAAGSAARGLLVLLFLQIIWGALTAGLDAGRSYNTWPLMNGVVMPENVTAFDSMWQNFTGHQDGVQFVHRWFAWVVAAAFVWLAVRHRGHACIGAMRAWLIGGVLLQFALGVVTILTRVHIVPGVAHQFGALVLLAILLVAIHGTGAKAGASS, from the coding sequence ATGGAGACCGGCCCCGATCCGAAATTGCGCCTGGTGCGTTCGTGGCTGCTAGCCGGCTGCATGCTCATCGGCTTCATGGTGGTCATTGGTGGCATCACGCGCCTCACCGGCAGTGGTCTGAGCATCACTGAATGGAAACCGATCATGGGTGCCCTGCCACCGATGAGCGATGTGGAATGGATCGAGGCGTTCAAGAAGTACCAGGCCATTCCCGAATACCGGCTCCTGAACAGTCACATGGGCCTGCAGGACTTCAAGCGGATCTACTTCTGGGAATGGCTGCACCGCAATTGGGGCCGGTTGATGGGTCTGGTGTTCCTCGTGCCCTTCATGGTCTTTTGGCGGAAGGGCCTGTTGAAGGACTGGCTGATGCGGCGCCTGTTGTGGGTCATGCTTGGTGGTGCCATCGTGGGCAGCCTCGGTTGGTTCATGGTGCAGAGCGGACTGACCGATCAGCGGGATGCCAACGGGCAGTTGCTGGTGAGTGTTAGCCACTACCGGCTGGCCATCCACCTCGGTGCCGCGCTCATCGTTTTCGCCCTGGTCTGGTGGACCTGGCTCGATCTGCGAAGCGGGCGGAGGCGATCCCGTGGCGACGGCAGTGCTGCGGGTTCGGCCGCGCGCGGCTTGTTGGTCCTGCTATTCCTGCAGATCATCTGGGGTGCTCTCACCGCAGGCCTTGATGCGGGCCGCAGCTATAACACCTGGCCCTTGATGAATGGCGTGGTCATGCCTGAGAACGTGACGGCCTTCGACAGCATGTGGCAGAATTTCACCGGCCACCAGGACGGCGTGCAGTTCGTGCACCGCTGGTTCGCCTGGGTGGTGGCGGCGGCCTTCGTGTGGCTCGCTGTCCGGCATCGTGGGCATGCCTGCATCGGCGCCATGCGGGCCTGGCTCATCGGCGGTGTGCTGCTGCAGTTCGCGCTGGGCGTGGTCACCATCCTCACCCGCGTGCACATCGTGCCCGGCGTGGCGCACCAGTTCGGTGCCTTGGTGCTGCTGGCCATACTGCTGGTGGCCATCCACGGTACGGGTGCCAAGGCAGGAGCGAGTTCGTGA
- a CDS encoding heavy-metal-associated domain-containing protein, with amino-acid sequence MTARAPLATLTAILLFAACGIGHRGQGDEAQAGEVLRTVTEVAIQSGEPVATANLLIEGMSCAMMCANSIQRTLAKLPGVTSAEVDFHEGDAADHAIVVFDDKQVSDAELIEAVHKLHGGQYRVTAIDIKRQVKRQGGSGDLQATQAEDRGVNAYAPAAALLPGVINILTRILRP; translated from the coding sequence ATGACCGCCCGCGCCCCTCTTGCGACCCTGACCGCGATACTGCTCTTCGCCGCCTGTGGCATCGGCCACCGTGGCCAGGGCGACGAGGCCCAGGCAGGTGAGGTGCTGCGCACTGTGACCGAGGTGGCCATCCAGAGTGGCGAACCGGTCGCCACCGCCAACCTGCTGATCGAAGGCATGAGCTGCGCCATGATGTGCGCCAATTCCATCCAGAGGACGCTGGCCAAGCTGCCGGGGGTCACGTCCGCCGAGGTCGACTTCCATGAGGGCGATGCGGCCGATCACGCCATTGTGGTGTTCGACGACAAGCAGGTGAGCGATGCCGAACTGATCGAGGCGGTACACAAGCTTCACGGTGGGCAGTACCGTGTCACGGCCATCGACATCAAACGCCAGGTGAAGCGCCAGGGCGGCTCCGGCGATCTGCAGGCCACCCAGGCCGAGGACCGCGGCGTGAACGCCTACGCCCCGGCCGCCGCGCTGTTGCCCGGCGTCATCAACATCCTGACCCGCATCCTGCGCCCCTGA